The proteins below are encoded in one region of Roseofilum casamattae BLCC-M143:
- the psbV gene encoding photosystem II cytochrome c-550, with the protein MVKRYIALVLATVLFTLHIFVGSATAANVSEKNRTIPANEDGTTTIISQGDYVKGKRLFVDTCSQCHGSGMTKTNPNVGLGIEAMSGAEPPRTNVAALVDYMQNPTTYDGEIEIYELHPSTRSSDIFPEMRNLSDDDLAAIASYILVETNVRPKQWGAGKNNR; encoded by the coding sequence ATGGTAAAACGATACATTGCGCTCGTGTTAGCCACTGTATTATTCACGTTGCATATTTTTGTCGGAAGCGCAACGGCTGCTAACGTTTCCGAGAAAAACCGCACGATTCCTGCCAATGAGGACGGTACAACCACTATTATTAGCCAAGGCGATTATGTCAAAGGTAAGCGACTGTTTGTCGATACCTGCTCTCAGTGTCATGGTAGCGGGATGACCAAAACTAATCCGAATGTCGGTTTGGGAATTGAGGCGATGTCTGGTGCCGAGCCTCCTCGTACCAACGTGGCTGCTTTAGTAGACTACATGCAAAATCCCACCACTTATGACGGAGAAATTGAAATCTACGAACTGCATCCGAGCACCAGAAGTTCGGATATTTTCCCAGAAATGCGCAATCTGAGCGATGACGACCTAGCCGCGATCGCCTCTTACATTCTGGTGGAAACAAACGTTCGTCCCAAACAGTGGGGAGCTGGTAAAAATAATCGCTAA
- the cimA gene encoding citramalate synthase, which translates to MTRSQPEAIWIYDTTLRDGAQREGMALSLEDKLQIARRLDKLGIPFIEGGWPGANPKDVQFFWHLQEEPLENAKLVAFCSTRRPHKSAAEDKMLQAILAAGTEWVTFFGKSWDLHVTEGLHTTLDENLAMIEDTARYLRSQGRRVIYDAEHWFDGYRKNPDYALQTLDRAVAGGAEWVVLCDTNGGTLPHQLAQIVGEVKDHFERRNYRIPLGIHPHNDSDMAVANAIAAVQEGATMVQGTINGYGERCGNANLCSVIPNLQLKLGYSCLADEELVNLTETSRLVSEVVNLAPDDHAPFVGRSAFAHKGGIHVSAVARNPLTYEHLTPESIGNQRRIVISDQAGLSNVLAKARSFGIELEKNDPACRQILQRLKELEHQGYQFEGAEASFELLMRSALGQSQSWFTIQGFQVHCDMGAPTPDPTMTSNALATIKVKVGDRNLLEVAEGNGPVAALDAALRKALVKFYPEVGNFYLTDYKVRILDGTAGTSAKTRVLIESSDGTTRWKTVGVSTNILDASYQAVVEALEYGLFLTLSSQTEESTVGAIVT; encoded by the coding sequence GAAGCTATCTGGATTTACGATACGACTCTCCGAGATGGCGCTCAACGAGAAGGAATGGCTTTGTCCCTAGAAGATAAATTGCAGATTGCCCGCCGTTTGGATAAATTGGGCATTCCGTTTATTGAAGGAGGCTGGCCGGGAGCGAACCCGAAGGACGTACAATTTTTCTGGCACTTGCAAGAAGAACCGCTAGAGAATGCCAAACTGGTGGCATTTTGTTCGACTCGCCGCCCCCACAAGTCGGCGGCGGAAGACAAGATGCTGCAAGCGATTTTGGCGGCAGGAACGGAATGGGTGACCTTTTTTGGTAAATCTTGGGATTTGCACGTGACAGAGGGCTTGCATACGACGCTGGACGAGAATTTGGCCATGATTGAAGATACGGCTCGGTATTTGCGATCGCAAGGTCGTCGAGTTATTTACGATGCCGAACATTGGTTTGATGGTTACCGGAAAAATCCAGATTATGCCCTGCAAACCTTGGATCGAGCCGTTGCCGGAGGCGCGGAATGGGTAGTGCTCTGCGATACTAACGGCGGCACGCTTCCCCATCAACTCGCCCAGATCGTGGGCGAGGTGAAAGACCATTTCGAGCGCCGTAATTACCGCATCCCTCTCGGTATTCATCCGCACAATGACTCGGATATGGCAGTAGCGAATGCGATCGCAGCAGTGCAAGAAGGTGCGACCATGGTACAAGGAACGATTAATGGCTATGGAGAGCGCTGCGGCAATGCCAATCTCTGCTCGGTAATTCCCAATTTGCAGTTAAAGTTAGGCTATTCTTGTCTAGCAGACGAAGAATTAGTTAACCTGACGGAAACCAGTCGTTTAGTCAGCGAAGTGGTGAACCTCGCTCCCGACGACCACGCGCCGTTTGTCGGACGTTCGGCATTTGCACATAAGGGTGGCATTCACGTTTCCGCCGTAGCGCGCAACCCCTTAACTTACGAACATTTAACCCCAGAAAGTATTGGCAATCAACGGCGCATTGTAATTTCCGATCAAGCGGGATTGAGTAATGTGTTGGCGAAAGCGCGCAGCTTTGGTATTGAGTTAGAAAAAAACGACCCTGCCTGTCGGCAAATTTTGCAGCGACTGAAAGAATTAGAGCATCAAGGCTATCAATTTGAAGGTGCAGAAGCGAGTTTTGAACTGTTAATGCGATCGGCGTTAGGACAGTCTCAATCTTGGTTTACGATTCAAGGATTTCAGGTTCATTGCGATATGGGAGCGCCGACTCCCGACCCGACGATGACGAGCAATGCGCTAGCGACGATTAAAGTGAAAGTGGGCGATCGCAATTTACTCGAAGTCGCCGAAGGAAACGGCCCGGTGGCCGCTCTCGATGCCGCTCTGCGCAAAGCATTGGTGAAATTCTATCCGGAAGTCGGTAACTTCTATCTCACCGATTATAAGGTACGGATTTTGGATGGAACTGCCGGAACCTCTGCCAAAACTCGCGTCTTAATTGAGTCGAGCGATGGGACAACCCGTTGGAAAACTGTTGGAGTCTCCACAAATATTCTCGATGCGTCCTATCAAGCGGTAGTAGAAGCGTTGGAATATGGGTTGTTTTTAACGCTGTCATCGCAAACTGAGGAGAGTACTGTGGGAGCGATCGTAACTTAG
- the psbV2 gene encoding photosystem II cytochrome PsbV2 — protein MIDLSRWKLQRFRLRRIGNALGNRWWWRVSAIALVCGIVLTLAAPGALAASDRYVIRFLKAFEPVAIPLDAEGNTQMVSPEELSAGKVLFNQNCENCHLGGTTLLSDVEALDLESLHNATPPLDNITNLVGYMRTPLKGDQGEFFKYSCREVSPEWMSDKELQDLSAFILRAAEKVEGWGAGEF, from the coding sequence ATGATTGATTTATCTCGATGGAAGTTACAGCGCTTTAGGCTACGGAGGATAGGGAACGCACTAGGGAACCGTTGGTGGTGGCGTGTCAGCGCGATCGCTCTAGTTTGTGGTATCGTTCTGACTCTGGCCGCTCCCGGCGCTCTGGCTGCGAGCGATCGCTACGTGATCCGTTTTCTGAAAGCCTTTGAACCGGTTGCCATTCCTCTCGATGCCGAAGGCAATACGCAAATGGTCAGTCCTGAAGAACTCTCAGCGGGGAAAGTTCTCTTTAATCAAAATTGCGAGAACTGCCACCTGGGAGGAACAACCCTACTCAGCGACGTTGAAGCACTGGACTTAGAGTCGTTGCACAATGCGACTCCACCCCTAGACAATATTACGAATTTAGTCGGCTATATGCGCACTCCTCTGAAAGGAGACCAAGGCGAATTCTTCAAATATTCGTGCCGCGAAGTGAGTCCGGAGTGGATGTCGGACAAAGAACTGCAAGACCTATCCGCATTCATCCTTCGCGCTGCGGAAAAAGTCGAAGGTTGGGGTGCAGGAGAGTTTTAA
- a CDS encoding DUF4112 domain-containing protein gives MTKRNLNLGQSEKNTRVERLRSLSNLLDNAIAIPGSNYRVGIDPLIGLLPGGGDFLSSALSAYIVIEATRFGLPKETLGRMVMNVLIDTFVGIIPVLGDLYDVTWKANSLNVQLLEDHLENPSSSKKADRGFVALIIITLVSIIIGITAFGVFMLWVLQIVLRGLF, from the coding sequence ATGACCAAACGGAACTTGAATCTAGGACAGAGCGAAAAAAATACTCGAGTCGAGCGCTTGCGTTCCTTAAGCAATCTTCTCGATAATGCGATCGCCATTCCCGGATCGAATTATCGCGTTGGGATCGATCCCTTGATTGGATTGCTACCGGGTGGCGGAGATTTTTTAAGTTCGGCTCTATCGGCGTATATCGTGATTGAAGCCACTCGGTTTGGACTGCCTAAAGAAACCCTCGGACGCATGGTCATGAATGTTTTGATCGATACATTTGTCGGTATTATTCCCGTTCTTGGCGATCTGTATGACGTGACCTGGAAAGCAAATTCTCTCAATGTCCAACTCCTCGAAGATCATCTGGAAAATCCCAGTAGTAGCAAAAAAGCCGATCGCGGTTTTGTCGCTTTAATTATTATTACGTTGGTTTCGATTATCATTGGCATTACGGCGTTTGGTGTCTTCATGCTTTGGGTCTTGCAAATTGTGCTAAGAGGTCTTTTTTAA
- a CDS encoding GTPase family protein — translation MVRFKLWQWIVLVTPIASIIILLLVAAGWQIHVWGISWIWAIFILVFLGWRWLLVAWTRPMVRQVEEAVAAANANLEAVAKETEAAIGDAAISAKIETALETILKDAKDDRPIWEDWNTFFQRCQDTIVAVAQAYGENTQYPLLNIYIPQAYGLIQGTTDDVGRTIAQLSPVLNQVTVGQAYQAYELYRKLEPSARKFLRVWDWAQWVLNPAAAAAKQTTRKYSNKATQELLMNLSQMLRETALRNLCRQAIVLYGNVTPPELQVSGAQLTLPKAKTETLREIIAKATPAEELETQPLNLLVVGRTGAGKSSLINTLFQAERAEVDVLPNTDKIQNYQWQGVNSEELILWDTPGYEQVNRADLTEQVLDYGATADLVVLVTPALDPALQMDLNFLQRLRSQNPDLPMVGLVTQVDRLRPIREWSPPYDWERGDRPKERAIREATEYRQQQLSEICNNFFPMVTADPNLGRPGWNTDVLSVALMEAIGPVKEERLARFLRDRDARTLATAKIIDRYTFQMATTQGLTALLKSPVLRFVSTLATGSPTLAYLLAEQIPIEQLPVVIGKLQMAYDLFSLLSNDPELEIKFELLALWPRLLDNPGTPDQNAWAFGHALVEYWLQDLTIDELGDRMTHYLKMRQ, via the coding sequence ATGGTTCGCTTTAAACTCTGGCAGTGGATCGTCCTCGTAACGCCGATCGCCTCTATTATCATCCTACTGCTGGTCGCCGCCGGGTGGCAAATCCATGTATGGGGCATAAGCTGGATTTGGGCTATTTTTATCTTGGTCTTTCTCGGTTGGCGCTGGTTATTGGTGGCATGGACAAGGCCGATGGTGCGGCAAGTGGAGGAAGCTGTCGCAGCGGCGAACGCGAATCTAGAAGCCGTAGCAAAGGAGACGGAAGCCGCGATCGGGGATGCGGCCATCTCTGCGAAAATTGAAACCGCATTAGAGACTATTCTCAAAGACGCGAAAGACGATCGCCCCATTTGGGAGGATTGGAATACGTTTTTCCAGCGCTGTCAAGATACCATTGTGGCTGTCGCCCAAGCCTATGGCGAAAACACCCAATATCCCTTACTCAATATCTACATTCCCCAAGCCTATGGGTTAATCCAAGGGACGACGGATGATGTGGGACGCACCATCGCGCAACTTTCTCCAGTGCTGAACCAGGTGACCGTGGGTCAAGCCTACCAAGCCTACGAACTCTACCGCAAGCTGGAACCCTCGGCGCGCAAGTTTCTCCGCGTCTGGGACTGGGCCCAGTGGGTGCTCAATCCCGCTGCCGCTGCTGCCAAACAGACGACGCGCAAGTATAGCAATAAGGCGACCCAAGAGCTACTGATGAATCTGAGTCAAATGTTGCGGGAGACGGCGTTGCGCAACCTCTGTCGCCAGGCGATCGTCCTCTACGGAAATGTGACCCCACCGGAGTTACAGGTGTCCGGCGCACAGTTAACTCTCCCGAAAGCGAAAACCGAAACTCTGCGCGAGATTATCGCCAAAGCTACTCCCGCAGAAGAGCTGGAAACCCAACCCCTGAATCTGCTCGTGGTCGGTCGCACGGGGGCGGGAAAAAGTAGCCTGATCAACACCTTATTTCAAGCCGAACGGGCGGAAGTCGATGTTTTACCCAATACGGACAAAATCCAGAATTATCAATGGCAGGGAGTCAATAGCGAGGAGTTGATTCTCTGGGATACTCCCGGTTACGAGCAAGTCAACCGAGCAGACTTAACCGAGCAAGTGTTGGACTACGGCGCGACGGCGGATTTAGTCGTCCTGGTGACTCCCGCTCTCGATCCGGCCTTGCAAATGGACTTGAATTTCTTGCAGCGCCTGCGATCGCAGAATCCCGACTTACCTATGGTGGGACTTGTCACCCAAGTAGATAGACTGCGCCCGATCCGGGAATGGTCGCCCCCTTACGACTGGGAAAGGGGCGATCGCCCGAAAGAACGAGCCATACGCGAAGCCACCGAATATCGGCAACAGCAGCTATCCGAGATTTGCAATAACTTCTTTCCCATGGTGACTGCAGACCCCAACCTCGGCCGTCCCGGCTGGAATACCGATGTCCTCTCTGTGGCACTGATGGAGGCGATCGGTCCGGTGAAAGAAGAACGCTTGGCACGATTTTTGCGCGATCGCGACGCGCGCACCCTGGCCACAGCGAAAATCATCGATCGCTACACCTTCCAAATGGCGACCACCCAAGGACTCACCGCCTTACTCAAAAGTCCCGTATTGCGCTTCGTCTCCACCTTAGCCACCGGTTCCCCCACCCTAGCCTACCTGCTCGCCGAACAAATTCCCATCGAACAACTCCCCGTCGTTATCGGTAAGTTGCAAATGGCTTACGATCTCTTTTCTCTCCTCAGTAACGATCCGGAATTAGAGATTAAATTTGAATTGCTCGCTCTCTGGCCGAGACTATTAGATAATCCCGGAACTCCCGACCAAAATGCCTGGGCCTTCGGTCATGCATTGGTGGAATATTGGTTGCAAGATTTGACCATTGATGAATTGGGCGATCGTATGACTCACTATTTGAAAATGCGACAATAG
- the rsmH gene encoding 16S rRNA (cytosine(1402)-N(4))-methyltransferase RsmH, with the protein MDRPNETEFAHIPVLGTELVGGLQVRPGGVYLDATVGGGGHSLLLLQQSDRIEIMAIDRDEMALQAARQTLAKYAHCLTFWHGNFAEYPGTAEQFDGIMTDLGVSSAQLDIPERGFSFRHEAPLDMRMDRRQELTAADLVNHSDERELADIFYHYGEERLSRRIARRIVENRPFETTTELARTVASCYPPRARHGRIHPATRVFQALRIAVNAELSGLEQFLDRATEWLKPGGVLGIISFHSLEDRCVKHYFKGCDRLEIITKKPITAGEEETRNNPRSRSAKLRLARRR; encoded by the coding sequence ATCGATCGACCGAACGAGACAGAATTTGCTCATATTCCCGTCTTGGGAACCGAGCTAGTGGGCGGGTTGCAGGTTCGTCCGGGAGGCGTTTATCTGGATGCAACAGTGGGCGGTGGCGGGCATAGCCTGCTGTTGTTGCAACAGAGCGATCGCATTGAGATAATGGCGATCGACCGCGATGAGATGGCGCTGCAAGCGGCGCGTCAAACCCTCGCGAAGTATGCCCATTGCCTTACCTTTTGGCATGGTAATTTTGCCGAATATCCCGGAACCGCCGAGCAGTTTGATGGCATTATGACCGATCTCGGAGTCAGTTCGGCACAACTGGATATTCCGGAGCGAGGATTTAGCTTTCGTCACGAAGCACCGCTGGATATGCGCATGGATCGCAGACAGGAACTGACAGCAGCGGATCTGGTGAATCATTCCGACGAACGAGAATTGGCCGATATCTTTTATCACTACGGCGAAGAGAGACTATCGCGACGAATTGCTCGCCGAATTGTGGAAAATCGCCCGTTTGAGACGACGACTGAGCTAGCCCGGACTGTTGCGTCTTGCTATCCTCCTCGCGCCCGTCACGGACGCATTCACCCGGCAACGCGGGTGTTTCAAGCATTGCGTATTGCGGTTAATGCTGAGTTGAGCGGTTTAGAACAATTTCTCGATCGCGCGACGGAGTGGCTCAAACCTGGCGGCGTGTTAGGAATCATTAGTTTCCACTCCCTGGAAGACCGCTGCGTTAAGCATTATTTTAAAGGATGCGATCGCTTGGAGATTATTACCAAAAAGCCGATAACTGCTGGAGAAGAAGAGACTCGAAATAATCCGCGATCGCGATCGGCTAAATTGCGCTTGGCTCGGCGACGATGA
- a CDS encoding type II toxin-antitoxin system VapC family toxin, whose product MTVILDTGVLIAYLMLKDKYHHWAVSQLSQVRSPLLTNEAVITEACFLAQRVYHGQETILRLIGQGHIVISFSLHSEIETVESLMRRYTSVPMSLADACLVRMSELYNDSAILTLDSDFTIYRKHRNQTIPVIMPSND is encoded by the coding sequence ATGACGGTTATTTTAGATACAGGAGTGTTGATTGCCTATTTGATGCTGAAAGATAAATATCATCACTGGGCAGTATCTCAACTCTCTCAAGTCAGATCTCCACTATTAACTAATGAAGCTGTCATTACAGAAGCTTGTTTTCTGGCCCAAAGAGTTTATCATGGTCAAGAAACGATATTGAGACTGATCGGGCAAGGACATATTGTTATTTCCTTTAGCCTGCATTCAGAAATTGAAACTGTAGAAAGCCTCATGCGGCGCTATACCTCTGTGCCAATGTCTCTAGCAGATGCTTGTTTAGTCAGGATGAGTGAACTTTATAACGATAGTGCAATTTTAACACTAGATAGCGATTTTACAATTTATCGCAAACACCGAAATCAAACTATTCCGGTGATTATGCCAAGTAATGATTAA
- a CDS encoding DUF3179 domain-containing protein, protein MNRITKIFLAMVSAIAVAGASLVVRAGGWDNFKLRYFHLTSHLHNQEQELNDIRQQAIALEEFSRITLTELFNGGPPKDGIPSIDNPQFDTSETTSFKGDETVIGVVINGEAKAYPFGIMNWHEIVNDTVGGTKITVSYCPLCDTIIVFHRQETMFGVSGKLYQSCLVMYDRADETLYSQPWAMGIIGANVNKNLARIPAVKTTLDAWLRTYPESKILSTETGYVRDYQTYPYGTYYTDNHIIFPVRNRDKQALHPKTIVSYIWESDSQTPRDRFSGDSLHVVHGELENIGQKVVSFNNREIRIIWDAPMKTARFEETDGTVIPSTTAFAFVYPAYFGK, encoded by the coding sequence ATGAACCGGATTACTAAAATTTTCCTCGCTATGGTAAGCGCGATCGCAGTAGCTGGCGCAAGTCTGGTTGTCCGTGCGGGAGGCTGGGATAACTTTAAACTGCGTTATTTTCATTTAACCAGTCACCTGCATAACCAAGAACAAGAATTAAACGATATTCGCCAACAAGCGATCGCTCTCGAAGAATTCAGCCGCATTACGTTAACCGAGCTGTTTAATGGAGGACCGCCAAAAGATGGAATTCCCAGCATTGACAATCCACAGTTCGACACCTCCGAAACTACCTCATTTAAGGGAGACGAAACGGTTATCGGTGTTGTCATTAATGGAGAAGCAAAAGCCTATCCATTTGGAATTATGAACTGGCATGAAATTGTGAATGATACTGTTGGCGGAACTAAGATTACCGTCAGTTATTGTCCTTTGTGCGATACCATTATTGTTTTCCATCGCCAGGAGACGATGTTTGGAGTTTCGGGCAAACTGTATCAAAGCTGTTTAGTCATGTACGATCGCGCTGATGAAACCTTATATTCGCAACCTTGGGCCATGGGAATTATTGGAGCTAATGTGAATAAAAATCTGGCGCGCATCCCCGCTGTCAAAACCACATTAGATGCCTGGTTAAGAACCTATCCCGAGAGTAAAATTCTTTCAACTGAAACCGGATACGTTCGCGATTACCAGACCTATCCTTATGGCACCTACTATACAGACAACCATATTATCTTTCCCGTCCGCAATCGCGACAAACAAGCCTTACATCCAAAAACCATCGTTAGTTATATCTGGGAATCTGACAGCCAAACTCCTCGCGATCGCTTTTCTGGAGATAGCCTACACGTCGTGCACGGCGAACTCGAAAACATCGGACAAAAAGTAGTATCCTTTAACAATCGAGAGATTCGCATTATTTGGGACGCACCGATGAAGACCGCCCGTTTTGAAGAAACCGATGGTACGGTCATCCCAAGTACTACTGCATTTGCCTTTGTTTATCCCGCTTATTTTGGCAAGTAG